Part of the Gordonia crocea genome is shown below.
GTTCGACCAGCAAGGGCGGTGCCGACATCAAGAAGGTCGCCATGCCGCTCACCAGTACCGAACTCGGCGAGATGTCCTACACCGACCTGGGCCGCCAAATGGCGGCGGTCGCCAAGGCCCACGATGCGCGCCTGCCGCGCGAGCTGGTCCTCGTCGGCAAGCAGCTGCTCTACGTCGAGAAGTACATCAAGCTGCTCGCACCGCGGTGGAAGGCGATGTCGGATCCGGAGATCTTCGGGTACATGGCCTCGATCATGAAGGAAGCCGAACGCGACCGGCGCGCGGACAATGCCGCCAACGGCTAAGGCTGCGCCCAGGTTGTCGGATATAAGGTTGTCGACATGAAACGCATCGTCGTCCTGAGCACGCTGGCGTTCTTCGGCTTCGTGTGCCTCACCGCGGCCGTGGGGACCAGGTTCTTCCTCGTCCCCCAGTTGCGCGTGGTCCCGCTCGACCTAGATATCACCTCGGTGGCGACCACGGTGTCCCCCGACAACCAGGCCGGCAACCGCTTCCCGGCGGTCCTGTTCGACCGCTGTTCGATCAGGGCGAAGAAGGCACGGACCGTCGACGCCCACCTGACGCAGCAGCGCCGGTCGCGGATCGTCGACCCGTCCGACCGTCGCCAGGCCACCGTGCAGTCGGCGCAGACGGTGCGCATCGACCGGGTCCGGGAGGCCAACGGCAAGCAAGTGGAGCCGACGATGGCCGGGGCCGGCGAGGAGCGCCGCTGCGACGACGCGCTGCTCACCGCGAGCATCGACCGGGTGTCGGTGGACCGCAAGACCTCGGTGCCCAACGGTGCGGTCAACTCGATCCAGACCGAGGCCGCGCCCGAGGGCGCCGACCCGAAGACGGTTTCGGTCGAGGCGAAGCGGCAGGGTTTCCAGTACAAGTTCGGCTTCAACGTCAAGAAGCGCGAGTACTACTACTTCGACCTGAACACCCGACAGGACACCCGGGTCCGCTTCGTCGACGAGAAGACCATCAACGGGGTGACCACCTACCATTTCGTCACCGAGGTCCCCGAGACCGATCTGGCCGACCTGGAGACGCCGCAGGGCGAGGCCGCCCTGGGCACGATGGTCTCCATGCCCGCCCGCTGGTGGGGGATCGCCGGCAAGGGCGTCAAGCCCTCCGAGACGCTGACCATGCACCGGTACGCCCGCTCGACCCGCCACGTGTGGGTGGAGCCCAAGACCGGCACGATCGTCGACGGGCGCGAGGACCAGTACCAGTACTTCAAGTTCCCCGACCAGAGCGAGGAGACGCCGGCCGCGGTCCGCGACTTCGAGATGCCCTCCCTCAAGGCCACGTTCCAGTGGGATGAGGCGACCGTCAAGGCGCAGGCGGAGCGGGCCGAGCACTACGCCGGGGAACTCCGGTTCGGCCAGACCGTCCTGCCGCTGATCCTCGGCGGCGCGGGCGTCGTCTTCCTGCTGCTCTGGCTGGCCGGGTTGTTCCTCGCCCGCCGTCGAGGCGACGACGGTCCCGACGACGTCGCCGGGGCCGACGCCGTCGCCGAAGGCGCTATCGCCGACGAACCGCAGAACGTGACCCCCACAGGCGAACCCGACCCGTGGGGATCGGAATCGCCGTGGCGCCGCGACGACGAGGAGTCGACGACGGTTTACTCCCAGCCGGGCGGCTACCAGCAGCCTGACTGGGAGACGACGGCGTTCCGGCCCTTCTCCCCGTCGGGTGAGGCCCAGACGGCCGGCGACGATGACACCTGGCACTACGACCAGCAGGGGCGCTACGTCGCCGACCCGGACAACCGGGACGACACCCGCTAGCTACCCCCTTCCCGCTCAGCGAACGGGGACGAGTTCGCCGGATTCGGGATCGTCGGCGTCGCGGCGCAGTCTGCGTTTGGCCGCCTCGCGCCGGGCCCGCCGTTGGGCCTCGCGGGCCCGTTCGCGGCGGATGACGACGACGCCGACGGCGACGATGGTCAGTGCCACGGCGACGACGCCGGCGATGAGCAAGGGATCCGCCCCGCGCAGACCGCCGTAGAGCAGCCAGGCGGCGAATCCGAAGAACAGGGCGGCCGCACCCCGGCTGACGACCTGCGGCGGCAGGTGGCGCGCCAGGGCGGCACCCAGGACGATCGCCAGCGCATCGGCGGCGACCATCCCCAGCGTCGAGCCGACCCACACGCCGAACCAGTTGTTGTCGGTCGCCAGGGCGATGGTGGTGAACATCGTCTTGTCACCGAGTTCGGCGAGGAAGAAGGCGCCGGTGATGGCGAAGAAGGCCGACGGGCCGATCTTCGCCGGGCGCATCGGACCCGGGTCGATGGAGTCGCCACGGATGGTCCACAGACCGAACACGAGCATCGCCAGTCCGGCCAACACCGACGTGAGGTGGGCGGGGATGGAGGCACCCAGGAAATGACCCACCCCGACCGATACCAGGTGGATCAGCGCGGTGGCGGTGGTGATCGCGGCGATGACGAGCCACGAGCGGTAGCGCATCGCGAACATCATCGCCATCAGCTGCGATCGGTCGCCGAGTTCGGCGACGAAAACCACGCCGAAACTCAGGATCAGGGCAGCAATCATGTGCTCGACGCTAACGGCCTCCCGACCGCCCCGCAACTCATTGATCGGCCGCATTTATGCAGGTCGAAGGCACAAAATCAGAGTTTTGGGTGGCCTAACTTATTTGGTTGTGGACCCACCCCGGACTGACCTGGAAAAACACCTCGGGGCCACCGGCGAATGCCGATGGCCCCGAGGGTTTGTCGAGCGCGAGGGGCTAGCTGCTGCCCATGCTGCCGCCGCCGCCACCGCGAACCGGGCTGTTCGGGGCGAAGAAGGACGGGCGGTAGGTCGTGTACCACGACTCCTTGAAGCGGCGCTGCCAGTAGTCCCACCAGTGTCCGCCGTCGGGCGAGATGTGGGTGGTCAGCCGGACGCCGACCGTGCGCAGCCGCGTGATGTACATCTGGCTGCTGATCGACGCGGCGGTCTCCAGCGGCACCATCTGGACGAAGCGCATCGGGTCGAAGTTCGGGCTGCCCGGGTTGATCGCGCTGTCGTACTTGCTGGTGATGCCGGTGCCCGAGGACACGTAGACCCACTTGCCGGCCAGGTTGCCCGCCGACAGGAACGGGTCGTTGGCGAACCAGTCGCCGGCCGGGTAGATCCCCCACATGTTGTTGGGGTTACCGCCGACCTCGGCGACCGAGGCCTGGATGCCCTGGGTGAAGCCGGGCATGGTCACCGTCGGGTAGCCGCTGTAGGAGGCCACCGACTTGTAGAAGTTCGGGTGGCGCGAAGCGATGTTCAGCGCCGAGGTGCCCGACATCGACAGGCCGCCGATGGCGTTGCGCCGGTTGTCCGACTTGTACTTGCTCTTCATGTAGCGCGGGAGCTCGCGGGTCAGGAAGGTCTCCCACTTGTTCAGGCCCAGGCGCGGGTCGCGCTGCTGCCAGTCGGTGTAGAAGCTTCCGGCACCGCCGAAGGGCAGAACCAGGTTCACGCCCTTACCACGCATGAAGCGGGCCACGTCGGTGTTGATCAGCCACCCCGTGTCGTTGTTGGGGGCGCGCAAGCCGTCGAGCAGGTAGATCGTCGGCGCGTTCGGGCGGTTGGCCGGAACGACGTACACCGGGATCGACTTGTGCATCGCACGGGAGTACACACGATCGGTGGCGGCGCGGGCCTCGGCCGACGGCGCGGAGACGGCTGAGGCCAGCCCAGCGCCCACGAGGAGCGCCATGGCACCGGCAGCAAGCCGCATGCGGGGTCGAGTCAACATTTCTTGGTTGTCCTTTGATTTGGGCGGCACGCACACCTGACTAGAAGTTCGGGCCGCTTCGTCTTCTGGATTGCTCGGACATCAGGTCGACAATGACGTGACTCCGGTCGCAGACGAGTGTAACGGCTTCATAACGAGCGGGCAAAAGCTGCGGCCCTCCCAACGGGGGTCGCCGACACGACAACGGCATCTCTCGACAGTATGACGTGCACGTATGCGGTCGAGTGCGGATTCATCACAAAGCAGGAACGAAGTCACGGCACACGACAACAACCACACCGACCACACCGAAACGGGGTCGAATTGGCCTGAGCCGCCGGGTGCGGTTGGATCGACACCGACCGACAGTCGGGTTCGACCCCGGCGAAGCATCACCGTCAGGAGCAGTGAACATGAAGAACGTTGGAGTGATCGGTGGCGGCACGATGGGCGCCGGAATCGCCGAGGTCGTGGCCCGCGCCGGGTCGACCGTGCGGGTCGTCGAGCGCGACGAGGCCATCGACGCCGCACAGCAGCGCATCGAGAAGAGCCTCGCCCGCGCGGTGAAGTCCGGCCGCCTCTCCGACGACGACGCGAAGGCCGCGCTGGCGCGGATCACCATCACCTCCGACCTGTCGACGCTGGCCGACTCGGAGCTGGTCGTCGAGGCGATGCCGGAGATCGAGGAGCTCAAGGTGGAGTACTTCACCAAGCTCGACGAGATCGTCTCGCCGGACGCGATCCTGGCCACCAACACCTCGTCGATCCCGGTCATCCGCCTGGCCAACGCCACCAAGCACCCCGAGCGCGTGCTGGGCATGCACTTCTTCAACCCGGTGCCCGTGATGGCGTTGGTGGAGGTCGTGACCACCCTCAAGGTCGACCGCGCCGTCGTCGACAAGGTCGCCACCTATGCCCGCGAGACGCTGGGCAAGAAGACGATCGAGTCGAAGGACCAGGCCGGCTTCATCGTCAACGCACTACTGATCCCCTACCTGACCAGCGCCATCCGGATGTTTGAGACCGGCTTCGCCAGCGCCGAGGACATCGACGAGGGCATGGTCAGCGGTTGCGGCCACCCGATGGGCCCGCTGCGCCTGTGCGACACCGTCGGCCTGGACATCTGCCTCGCCGTCGCCGAGTCGCTGTTCGACGAGTTCGGCGACCCGCACTATGCCCCGCCGGTGCTGCTGCGCCGCATGGTCGACGCCGGTTACCTGGGCCGCAAGACCGGCCGCGGGTTCTACGAATACTGATCGGAGCGAACCCGCGGGGACCGGCCGCGCGGCCTATCGGTAGGCCGCCTGGCCGGTCACCGCTTGCCCGATGATCAGCTGGTGCACCTCGCTGGTGCCCTCGTAGGTGAGCACCGACTCGAGGTTGTTCGCGTGCCGCATGATCGGGTACTCCAGGGTGATGCCGGCGGCACCGAGGATGGTGCGGCAGGTGCGCGCAATCTCCAGGGACTCGCGAACATTGTTGAGCTTGCCCAGGCTGACCTGTTCCGGCTTCAACTGCCCGGCGTCCTTGAGGGTGCCCAGCTGTGCGGCCAGGAGCAGCCCCTTGCCCAGTTCGAGGGTCATGTCGGCGAGCTTGGCCTGCGTCAGCTGGAAGCCGGCGAGCGGCTTGTCGAAGATGTCGCGCTCCTGGGCGTAGGTGATAGCGGTCTCCAGGCAGTCGCGGGCGGCGCCGAGGGCACCGAAGACGATCCCGAACCGTGCCTCGTTGAGACAGCTCAGCGGGCCGCGCAGACCTTGCGCCTCCGGGAGCACCGCGGATGCGGGCAGCCGGACGTTGTCGAGGACCAGCTCGCTGGTGACCGAGGCACGCAGCGACATCTTGTGCTTGATCGCCGGCGCCGAGAATCCGGGGGTGTCGGTCGGCACGACGAATCCGCGCACCCCGCGGCCGTCGCCCTGGTCGCCGGTCTGGGCCCACACGACGGCCACGTCGGCGACCGACCCGTTGGTGATCCACATCTTGTTGCCGGTGAGGATCCAGTCGTCGCCGTCGCGGCGGGCGCGGGTGCGCATCCCGCCCGGGTTGGACCCGAAGTCCGGCTCGGTCAGGCCGAAGCAGCCGATCGCGTCGCCGGCGGCCATCCGCGGCAGCCATTCCTGCTTCTGCTCCTCCGAGCCCCACTTCCAGATGGCGAACATCGCCAGCGATCCCTGCACCGACACGAGCGAGCGCAGGCCCGAGTCGGCCGCCTCCAACTCCAGGCAGGCCAAACCGTAGGCCTTGGCCGTGGTCCCGGCGCAGCCGTAGCCCTCCAGGTGCATGCCGAGGACGCCGACGCCGCCGAGGCCCTTGGCCAGTTCGCGCGCCGGGATCTGGGCTTAGGATGAACCGCAATTCAGTGGGAGGAGCAGCGCGAATGTCGACCGACGCCGATACGACGACCGACGCCACCGAGGCCGCCCGGGCCGCGGGGGCGGCCGTGCGCTCCCGACAGATCCTCGACGCGGCCGCGCGCCTGATGGAGCGCAGCGGGTCCGAGTCGGTGTCGATGCAGGCCCTCGCCGCCGAGGCGGGTGTCAGCGTCGGCCTGATCTACCGCTACTTCGGCGGCAAGGACGAGGTGTTGCTGGCGGTCATCGTCGACGTGTTGCACGCCTTCGCCGCCGACGTGCCCGAGGCGGTGGCGGCGGCCGGCGACGACCCGGTCCGACGACTCTCAGCCGCATTCGAGGCCTATTGCCGGGTGATCGACCGCTACCGGCACGCCGCCGTCTTGACCTATCGGGAGTCCAACGCGCTCAGCGGCGAGGGCCGCGAGCAGATCAAGCATCTCGAGATCGAGACCAGCCAGCCGTTGCGCACCGCCGTGCAGGAGGACGTGACCAGTGGGCGGCTGCTGACCGACGAGCCCGATCTGGTCGCCTACAACCTGCTGTTGCTCGCCCACTCGTGGGCACTCAAGCACTGGTACTTCGGGCGAACCCTGACGCTGGACCGCTACATCGCCGCCCAGCGCTCCCTGGCGCTGCGCGCGATCATCGCCCCGCAGTTCCGCGACGAATACCGCGACCTGCTCGACTGACCGCGCTACCGCGTCACCCGCAGGACGAACTCGACCGAAGACTCCAACGCCGCCCGGCCCGCGGCGGTGCCGAGTTCGTATTGGAACTCGTGGCCGAGCCGTTCGGGCGTCGACTCGTCGAAGATCAACGGCGTCACCTCGACACCGACCGCGCGCAGCTTCGCCGCCAACGGCACACTCTGCGTCGCGGTGAGCGGATCGGCATTGCCGGCTCCGATCCACGTCGGCGGAAACGCCGGGGTCAGGTGGCGGATCGTCGACATCTGGTCCAGCGCCGGCGACGGCACCGCCCGCGAGCCGGTGTAGGCCCACAGCGTGTTGTCGATCCCCCAACCCAGGATCCGTGCCAACACGCTGCCCGGCTGATCCGCCGGGAACAGCGCATACGCGTCGTAGACCCCGCAGTTCAGCAGGGCCCCGCGCAACCGCTCGGGGCCGATCGCCGGGCGGATGCCGACGTCGCGCGCAAAGCCCGGATTGGTGATCATCGCGGCGAGCTGCGACGCCAGGTTCGCCCCGGCCGAGTCGCCGGCAACCACCAGCTTCGACGCATCGATCCGGTAGTCGCCGGCGTGGCCGACGAGGAACCGCAGCGCCTCGTTGAACTGGGCGATCGCCAGCGGATAGGTGCGCTCGGGCGCCAACGAGTAGTTCAGCGACACCACCGTCACCCCGCGCGCGGCGATCCGGCTCAGGTAGTGCGCGGGGTCGGACTTGTCCCCGGACACCCAACCGCCGCCGTGGATCCACACCACCGTCGGCCGTCCCGTCGTCGACGGCGGGCCGGGGGCGAAGTACACGTCGAGCATGGTGTCGCGCGGCGCCGCACCGGCGGGCCGCGACGATGCCGGCAGGTAGGCGATGTCGCGCTCGACCCGGATGTCGGGGGCGGCGAATCGGGCGTTGCGCTCGCGCATCTGGGCCGAACCCTGGTCGAACACCCGGCGGGTGAGCAGGGCCCCCGGCGTCGGCGTCACGTGCAGCACGAACACCGCGACGACGAGGAGAAAGACCACCAGGCACACGGCCCACCACAGCCAGCCGCTGGTCAGCACACGACGCATCGTCCCAGCATGCCCGACGGGAGATGCGAATCCGGGCAGATCCACTAGGCTCAACGGTCATGGGTTCGCAAAAGGAGTTTGCCGCCGACGCCATCGTCGTCGGGTCCGGCCTCTCCGGCCTCGTCGCCACCTATGAGCTGACGAAAGCCGGCAAGAAGGTTCTCGTCGTCGACCAGGAGAACCGCAACAACCTTGGCGGCCAAGCATTCTGGTCGCTGGGCGGGCTGTTCATGGTCGACACCCCCGAGCAGCGGCGCCTGGGCATCCACGATTCCGAGGAGCTGGCGCTGGGCGACTGGATGGGATCGGCCGGCTTCGACCGCGACGACGAGGACTACTGGGGCCGCCAATGGGCGCGGGCCTATGTGCACTGGGCGTCCACCGAGAAGCGCGACTACCTGCACACCCTTGGCCTGCGGATCACCCCCATCGTCGGGTGGGCCGAGCGCGGCGGCGGGTTCGCCGACGGTCACGGCAACTCCGTGCCCCGCTTCCACCTCACCTGGGGCACCGGCCCGGAGGTCGTGCGCATCTTCGCAGAGCCCGTCCTCGACGCCGAGCGCCGCGGCCTGGTGAGCTTCGCCTTCCGGCACCGCGTGGACGAGCTCATCGTCGACGACGGGGACGTGCTCGGCGTGCGCGGCTCGGTCCTCGAGCCGTCGACCACCGAGCGGGGCGTCGCCAGCACCCGAGAGGTGGTGGGCGACTTCGAGTTCCGCGCGCCCACGACCATCGTCACGACCGGCGGCATCGGTCACAACCACGACTTGGTCCGGGAGAACTGGCCCGTCGACCGCCTGGGCCCGATACCTGAGCACATGATCTGCGGCGTGCCCGCCTACGTCGACGGCCGGATGCTCGCCATCGCCGAGTCCGCCGGGGCCAACCTGGTCAACCGCGACCGGATGTGGCACTACACCGAGGGCATCCACGATTGGGACCCCATCTGGCCCGACCATGCGATCCGCATCATCCCCGGCCCGTCGTCGCTGTGGCTCGACGCCAACGGCGAACGCCTGGCCCCGCCGAACTTCCCCGGCTTCGACACCAACTCGACGATGAAGGCGATCCTCGCCACCGGCTACGACTACTCGTGGTTCATCCTCACCCAGTCGATCATCGAGAAGGAGTTCGCGCTGTCGGGCTCCGAGCAGAACCCCGATATCACCGAGAAGAGCTGGAAGGTCACCGCCAAGAGCCGCCTCGCCAAGGGCGTGCCCGGTCCGATCCGCAAGTTCCTCGAGAACGGGGAAGACTTCGTCTCCGCGTCGAACCTGGCCGACCTCGTGGCGAAGATGAACGAGATCAGCCGCGGCCCCAAGCTCGACCTGACGCAGGTGGAGCGCGTGGTGTCGGCGCGCGACGCGCAGATCGACAACAAGTACTCCAAGGACGCCCAGCTGATGGCGATGACCAACGCGCGCCAGTACCTGGGCGACAAGGTGGTCCGCGTCGCCAAGCCGCACAAGCTGACCGATCCCGAGCACGGTCCGATGATCGCGGTGCGCCTCAACATCCTCACCCGCAAGACCCTCGGCGGGATCCAGACGAATCTGGACTCGCAGGTGATCGGCACCGACGGCCAGCCCGTCGACGGCCTGTACGCCGCGGGTGAGGTCGCCGGGTTCGGCGGCGGCGGGGTCCACGGCTACAACGCGCTGGAGGGCACCTTCCTCGGCGGGTGCATCTTCTCCGGCCGGGCCGCCGGTCGGGCCGCCGCGCGGGGCTGACCGCGCGAGGCCGATCCACTGTCCGACCTCGCGCCTACGGTCTGACCCATGTATGACCTGATGGCCAAGTTGGGGCCGGCACTCACCGCCGCGCCGATGGATCGCAAGCGGGAACTGGACGCGTTGTGGGCGGAGATCGACGACCATGCCGCGCGATGCATCGTCGCCCACTATCGGGCCGACGTCGCGGACGACATCGATGCCGAGGTCGGCTGGGATGAACTCGCGCTCGCCGAGGCCGTACACCTCAACGACGACGAGCTGCGTGCCATCCACCCGACCCTGTCGGTGGCCGGGTTCCTGCCGTCGCTCCATCTCAACCTCGCCGATGGGTACCGGCGCCAGGGCCGTTTCGCCGAGGCCGCGGACCGGTTGCAGACGAGCCGCGAGTTCGACTTCGCGCTCGACGGTGCCGCCGACCCGACCTATGCCGCAGGGATCCGCGAGGCGCAGCGCGTCGTCGGCGACAAGATCGCCGCGGGCGACAGGTCGTGACCGCCGACAACCACGTCCCACCGCGGGCCGACACATCCACCGCACGGACCCAAGTCCCGCCTCTGGCGATGCGGGCGGCACCGCACCGCCGGTTCCTCTAGCCTTAGAACTGTGGCCGCGCCGCAGATCATCATCACCCGCAAGCACCCGTACGCCTACTTCCTGGTGCTGACCCTGGCCGAGGACGCCGACATCGACCGGGTCCGCGACGTCGTGTCCGGCTTCTCCGGCACCGTCCGCTCGGTCTCCTCGCGCGCGCCCGAGGCCAACCTCACCGGCATCCTCGGCATCGGGTCGGCGGCGTGGGACCGCCTCTTCACCGGGCCCCGCCCGGCGGAGCTGCACCCGTTCATCGAGCTCGCCGGACCGCACACCGCGCCCTCGACCCCCGGTGATCTGCTCATACACCTCAAGGCCGACACCGCCGGGCTCTGCTATGAGGTGGCGACGAAGATCGTCGACGATTTCGGCGCCGACGTCACCGTCGTCGACGAGACGCACGGCTTCCGGTACTTCGACCTGCGCGACCTGATCGGCTTCGTCGACGGCACCGAGAACCCCACCGGCCAGGGGGCGATTGATGCGATCACGGTCGTCGACGACGACCCGACGCTGCAGGGCGGCAGCTACGTCGCGGTGCAGCGCTACGTCCACGACCTGTCCGCGTGGACCGCGTTGACCACCGAGGACCAGGAGGCGGCCATCGGCCGCACCAAGATCGACAACATCGAGATGGACGACGAGACCAAGCCGTCGAACTCGCACATCGCGCTGAACGTCATCACCGACGACGACGGCAACGAGCTGGACATCTTGCGCGACAACATGCCCTACGGCAGCGCCGAGGGGGAGCGCGGCACCCTGTTCATCGCCTACTCCTCGTCGCCGACCACCACCGAGCGGATGCTGGAGAACATGTTCCTCGGCGACCCACCCGGAAACACCGACCGACTGCTGGACTTCACCACCGCGGTGACCGGCAGCCAGTACTTCGCCCCGCCGATCGACTTCCTCGACGACCCGCCGCCCGCACCGGCGGCCGTCGCAGCCCCACCCGCCGACGAGACGCCGGCACCGCGGGCCGACGGCTCGCTCGGCATCGGATCCTTGCGCTAGACCACCTCATCCCACCCGCACAGGAGGACACCATGAACAACCTGCATCGCGAACTCGCACCCATCTCGGCAGCGGCGTGGGAGGAGATCGAGACCGAGGCGTCGCGCTCCTTCAAACGCAACAGCGCCGGGCGGCGCCTCGTCGACGTCGTCGGCCCGCTGGGTCTGGACGTCGCGTCGGTGGGCACCGGCCGGGCCCGCAAGATCGATTCACCCGGAGACGGGATCGAGGCC
Proteins encoded:
- a CDS encoding DUF3068 domain-containing protein, with the protein product MKRIVVLSTLAFFGFVCLTAAVGTRFFLVPQLRVVPLDLDITSVATTVSPDNQAGNRFPAVLFDRCSIRAKKARTVDAHLTQQRRSRIVDPSDRRQATVQSAQTVRIDRVREANGKQVEPTMAGAGEERRCDDALLTASIDRVSVDRKTSVPNGAVNSIQTEAAPEGADPKTVSVEAKRQGFQYKFGFNVKKREYYYFDLNTRQDTRVRFVDEKTINGVTTYHFVTEVPETDLADLETPQGEAALGTMVSMPARWWGIAGKGVKPSETLTMHRYARSTRHVWVEPKTGTIVDGREDQYQYFKFPDQSEETPAAVRDFEMPSLKATFQWDEATVKAQAERAEHYAGELRFGQTVLPLILGGAGVVFLLLWLAGLFLARRRGDDGPDDVAGADAVAEGAIADEPQNVTPTGEPDPWGSESPWRRDDEESTTVYSQPGGYQQPDWETTAFRPFSPSGEAQTAGDDDTWHYDQQGRYVADPDNRDDTR
- a CDS encoding TMEM165/GDT1 family protein, producing the protein MIAALILSFGVVFVAELGDRSQLMAMMFAMRYRSWLVIAAITTATALIHLVSVGVGHFLGASIPAHLTSVLAGLAMLVFGLWTIRGDSIDPGPMRPAKIGPSAFFAITGAFFLAELGDKTMFTTIALATDNNWFGVWVGSTLGMVAADALAIVLGAALARHLPPQVVSRGAAALFFGFAAWLLYGGLRGADPLLIAGVVAVALTIVAVGVVVIRRERAREAQRRARREAAKRRLRRDADDPESGELVPVR
- a CDS encoding alpha/beta hydrolase, whose translation is MLTRPRMRLAAGAMALLVGAGLASAVSAPSAEARAATDRVYSRAMHKSIPVYVVPANRPNAPTIYLLDGLRAPNNDTGWLINTDVARFMRGKGVNLVLPFGGAGSFYTDWQQRDPRLGLNKWETFLTRELPRYMKSKYKSDNRRNAIGGLSMSGTSALNIASRHPNFYKSVASYSGYPTVTMPGFTQGIQASVAEVGGNPNNMWGIYPAGDWFANDPFLSAGNLAGKWVYVSSGTGITSKYDSAINPGSPNFDPMRFVQMVPLETAASISSQMYITRLRTVGVRLTTHISPDGGHWWDYWQRRFKESWYTTYRPSFFAPNSPVRGGGGGSMGSS
- a CDS encoding 3-hydroxybutyryl-CoA dehydrogenase; its protein translation is MKNVGVIGGGTMGAGIAEVVARAGSTVRVVERDEAIDAAQQRIEKSLARAVKSGRLSDDDAKAALARITITSDLSTLADSELVVEAMPEIEELKVEYFTKLDEIVSPDAILATNTSSIPVIRLANATKHPERVLGMHFFNPVPVMALVEVVTTLKVDRAVVDKVATYARETLGKKTIESKDQAGFIVNALLIPYLTSAIRMFETGFASAEDIDEGMVSGCGHPMGPLRLCDTVGLDICLAVAESLFDEFGDPHYAPPVLLRRMVDAGYLGRKTGRGFYEY
- a CDS encoding TetR/AcrR family transcriptional regulator; its protein translation is MSTDADTTTDATEAARAAGAAVRSRQILDAAARLMERSGSESVSMQALAAEAGVSVGLIYRYFGGKDEVLLAVIVDVLHAFAADVPEAVAAAGDDPVRRLSAAFEAYCRVIDRYRHAAVLTYRESNALSGEGREQIKHLEIETSQPLRTAVQEDVTSGRLLTDEPDLVAYNLLLLAHSWALKHWYFGRTLTLDRYIAAQRSLALRAIIAPQFRDEYRDLLD
- a CDS encoding alpha/beta hydrolase; its protein translation is MRRVLTSGWLWWAVCLVVFLLVVAVFVLHVTPTPGALLTRRVFDQGSAQMRERNARFAAPDIRVERDIAYLPASSRPAGAAPRDTMLDVYFAPGPPSTTGRPTVVWIHGGGWVSGDKSDPAHYLSRIAARGVTVVSLNYSLAPERTYPLAIAQFNEALRFLVGHAGDYRIDASKLVVAGDSAGANLASQLAAMITNPGFARDVGIRPAIGPERLRGALLNCGVYDAYALFPADQPGSVLARILGWGIDNTLWAYTGSRAVPSPALDQMSTIRHLTPAFPPTWIGAGNADPLTATQSVPLAAKLRAVGVEVTPLIFDESTPERLGHEFQYELGTAAGRAALESSVEFVLRVTR
- a CDS encoding FAD-binding dehydrogenase, which translates into the protein MGSQKEFAADAIVVGSGLSGLVATYELTKAGKKVLVVDQENRNNLGGQAFWSLGGLFMVDTPEQRRLGIHDSEELALGDWMGSAGFDRDDEDYWGRQWARAYVHWASTEKRDYLHTLGLRITPIVGWAERGGGFADGHGNSVPRFHLTWGTGPEVVRIFAEPVLDAERRGLVSFAFRHRVDELIVDDGDVLGVRGSVLEPSTTERGVASTREVVGDFEFRAPTTIVTTGGIGHNHDLVRENWPVDRLGPIPEHMICGVPAYVDGRMLAIAESAGANLVNRDRMWHYTEGIHDWDPIWPDHAIRIIPGPSSLWLDANGERLAPPNFPGFDTNSTMKAILATGYDYSWFILTQSIIEKEFALSGSEQNPDITEKSWKVTAKSRLAKGVPGPIRKFLENGEDFVSASNLADLVAKMNEISRGPKLDLTQVERVVSARDAQIDNKYSKDAQLMAMTNARQYLGDKVVRVAKPHKLTDPEHGPMIAVRLNILTRKTLGGIQTNLDSQVIGTDGQPVDGLYAAGEVAGFGGGGVHGYNALEGTFLGGCIFSGRAAGRAAARG
- a CDS encoding Dyp-type peroxidase; translation: MAAPQIIITRKHPYAYFLVLTLAEDADIDRVRDVVSGFSGTVRSVSSRAPEANLTGILGIGSAAWDRLFTGPRPAELHPFIELAGPHTAPSTPGDLLIHLKADTAGLCYEVATKIVDDFGADVTVVDETHGFRYFDLRDLIGFVDGTENPTGQGAIDAITVVDDDPTLQGGSYVAVQRYVHDLSAWTALTTEDQEAAIGRTKIDNIEMDDETKPSNSHIALNVITDDDGNELDILRDNMPYGSAEGERGTLFIAYSSSPTTTERMLENMFLGDPPGNTDRLLDFTTAVTGSQYFAPPIDFLDDPPPAPAAVAAPPADETPAPRADGSLGIGSLR